The genomic DNA AAGGAAATAGGTTTGTTCAGATGCCTTTGCATTGAGAAGTGGGTAATTGCATGCCTTGGAAAGAAGCGGCCACAATTCCAAGTGGTGGgatatttgaatttcaaaatctACATTAATTAGGCACATATGCACACATTTCAAAAGGGTACatgatttgaaattcaaaaatgacATTAAATATGGTTAAATCACAATTTTCCCGCTCAAATCTAAGGATTAGGGTTTTGCAATTGTTGTGTGCATTGTAGTTTAGGATTAGATAATAAGGATTAtgtgcatcattaaatgaatgaatctaaaatgtatatttttgctTATTATAGTGACCGGAGAGTGTAGGCAACAGTCAATTTCATCTCTAAATTTTTCGAAATAGCCAATATATctcaattttataaatattaatcaatttaatcctTCCGTCAAGTCTTGCCGTTAACAATGCTGATGTGGAATTCTAAGCAGCTTCCACGTGCACATGGACGGatttgatcaattttatttttatatattttgaactttttaaaacgaaagtcattataaactgtTAGACTGTCAAATCGATCATGAACtattcattaaaaatcaaattggtCCCTGAATTAGTCTCTGAAGTATTTATCTTATCTATCAATCTTATCACGAAAAATCGGTGGTTATCTATGTTTGATTTGTTCAGACTGGGAAATGGATATATAGTAATGTGTATAAAGCTAAAGACTTGGTTATAGGGAAGATAGTGGCATTGAAGAAAGTgagattttataatttggaGCTAGAGAGTGTGAAGTTTATGGCAAGAGAGATGCTTGTTTTGAGGAAGCTTGATCATCCAAATGCTGTAAATCTTGAAGGTTTGGTTACTTCTAGAATGTCATGCAGTCTTTATTTTGTGTGTGAATATATGGAACATGTTCTCGCTAGCCTCTCTGTTGGTCAAGGTGTTAAGTTCACCTAACCTCACGTACTATAATTTTAAGCTCATTATGCTATACTTGCTTCCTTTTATTTGGATTTAAATACATTAAGTTATTTCATTTGGTTAGTATTAATATTCTTTGTAGAGTTTAGCCTTTTGATATTGCTCTTAGCTCTTTCTAGATGAAGTTGGGTCCCCTTTTACTATTCTAACCATACTTGGTTTTCCATTTATTTCATGAATCTATATAGTTCAACTTCAAGCTTCTCATATCATATCCATCTAAAATTTGGAATGTTTTTGCTTTCTGCCCTTATATGGAAAGAATTCGACTAAAGTAAAGTGTTATATTTATAACAACATTACGAGTAATATTTTGTTCGTCTTGAGAAGCCAGTATATTACTTGattgttatgaaaataattttccatATTTAGTTTACCCCTACTTCAAATGGAAAACAGAGTTTCAATATCACCTAAGATCTGTCATTTTACATGTTAAACAGCTGCAATATAAATGTTAAATCATACAAGACTTGTtacttactccctccgtccttgtATCTAAGCACCCTTTTATCAGATGCAAAAGGTGCTTACATACAGGGACAAAGGGAGTATTTCACGGAGATTTTTACATTTAGTACTAGGTTGAGTCATGTGAAGAAGAGCTGCCTTTTAAATTATCAGTGAGACTAGACAGAAGAAAGATTCGTTCAAATTATGATAAAAGGTTAAAAGAAAACCTTTACTAAGAGGCTAAATTGTCTCTCAGCATTTTCACTATGACAGGTCAAATGCTTCTTTAAATATATCAGTTTAGTTTTCTACATGCTGCATGCATTGCAGAAACCAATATCATTCTATCTAATTTTGTTTAAGCAACACTTCCTTAATCACTTTGTCCAAGTTCATGTATGAACAACCACCTGGTCTAGTGTTCTCCTCTGCCTTCTTCTTCAATTCCATGGCCTTTTGCCTCATCTTTTTTCATTCTCTCCCACCATCAATTCATTGATAAGCTTCTCCAAACCCTCTCTCTTCACATTCGTATCAATTTCCATACCAATCTTCCATTCATTACAAATAAATCTACAGTTTGTTGGCTGATCAGCAAAAAATGGCCAACACAACATTGGCACTCCAGCGCATATGCTTTCAGTGGTTGAGTTCCATCCGCAGTGTGTCAAGAATCCGCCGATTGAAGGGTGGTTCAACACTTTCTCTTGTGGACACCAATTTGATATTAGGCCTCTATCTGAAATTTCTTTCATAAACTCAGATGACAAAACCACTGAGCCACCAATGACAAGATCAGGCCTAGTGATCCACAAAAAAGGTTTCTTGCAATCGGCCAAACCCCAAGCAAACTCCAATAGTTGATCTGGAGTCATAACTATAATGCTGCCGAAATTCACATAAACAACCGATCCCGGTTCGTTGGATTCAAGCCATTCAAGACACTCAGTATCTTCTTTCCAAAGGTTGGAACCTAAAGATTctaattgatgaatttgtggagtttggtttaATAATGAAGGTAAAGGGCCAATGGGGTAAAGAGAAGGAAACAAAGAGGAGGAGAGCGGTTATTACATCACTCTCAAGTTCATTGAAAGTATTCAAAATAATTGTAGAGTCTCTGTGAACTTTATCAGCGACATCAATTAAAAAGTCTAACATAATATCATTTGGATCCGTTGTTCTGATACAGTCAACAACATCCTTCAACCGAAAGTTTTTCAAACCTGGAATCCACTCGACTTTTGTTTCCAAATATCCATTTGTTAGATGTCTCTCATCTGCATATCATCATAAGTACAAGAGTTAATAGCTTGCAGGTTcatacacacatatataatGTATTTATTATACATTCAATGTAAGTTATTTGTTGAAgtataataaattttagtttCGAAGTTCTATAAAAATTTGTGAAGGTCGTCTTCTCAACGAGAGCTTTTAATTTGAGGGTTGGATTGTTGTTAACTGCACTAACTAATCTATGAAGTGTGAGTTCGGTGGTGTAATAGTTTGACCTTGTAACCTTAAGCCCAAAGTTCAAATCCTTTAGACAACAAATAATTTCCCCTtcactaattttttaaaaataaaacggaATAACTATATGTCAAGACTTACTCTTGGAGTAAGTTGATTTTCACAAACACAATATATAATGTGCATTTATACAAATAATATTATCTATCAAGAAAATAAACTTAGTACCTTTGAATGGTGTGATACCTCTTTCTACAAAGGAACGAAAGTGCATAACATTCAATAAAGAACATGCACTTGATGAAAAATAGAGAAGAATTGGGAGTGAAAATTCTTCAGCAGCTTGCATAGTAAAGCTCATACAACAATCAGAAATTAAGCAAGTAACTGGTGGAACATTGGCAGAGTGATTAAGTCTATTAATGAGTTCACAAAAGGGTTTAAGGAAATTCTTTCTTATAGATTGACAAAGAGAAGGTAGTTGACTAACATCACCATCACCTTCTAGTGGTGTTAGACCATCTGGGATGGTTTCAAAGCTAAAATCAGTGAAACCATCCAAGGCAGTTGGACCTCTTGATTTGAGCAAACGTTTGTGATTGTATTCAGTGTTGACATAGGTTACATGAGAGCCTCTAAGGTGAATAAGTTTTGCTAGTTTGAACAATGGATTGATATGGCCTTGAGCTGGATATGGAATGAACACAGCATGTGATTTTCTGTTTGCAAAGTTTCCCATTTTTGATAATTATCTATTTGGATGTTATGTGTGCAAGATATGAGGTTGAGAAACAAGTGATAAGCATGTGCTTTAATAGAGAGGAAAAGTGGAAATACAAAGAAGGAGGATGAGAAATGTTAGGAAACTAAGCAAAATTTCCCGTGGTCAGATTTGTGGAAGAGAAAAGAATAATGTGAAATCTATAAAGTGATTGACCTCTTCTCACAAAAACTCACAACCTAGTTACACTAAAATATTTATTGGAAATTTTGTTCTGATCACGAGTTAATCTCTCCTTAAAGTTCTCGTAACCTTTCTTATTTCTATTTACTATTTCTCTTGTTTctccttctttctctcttctttgttGACCAACAAGAAACAAGTGATAAGCATGAGGAAAAAAAGGAAATACAAAGAAGTAGGTTGAGAAACAAGTGatatatatgtcatttaataaagaggaaaaaatgaaaatacaaagGAGGTTGACAAACAAGTGAAAAGCATGTGCTTAAATAGAGATGAAAATATGGAAATGCAGAAAAGGAGGTCGACAAACAAGTTAGAAGAATGTGCTTTCCATGAAGCACGGAGACCGGACAGGATACGGATACTCACACGTACGTCGACACGGATAATAATTTgtgaaaatgacatattttagTGTAATCATAGGTGTCGTGTCGGACACCGACACATGTCTGACACCTGCACACACCTAATCCGAAgggtgtccgtgcttcattttaatagggtggaaaaaatgaaaatacaatgAATTAATCAGGAAGCACTGTCGCTTAGTCTTTTCCAAAGCTGGTTCTCCCCCGTTTATCAAAAAGCACCACCATGACACAATATTGTAATTGTTGGATTGTTCTGTATCTGATAAACTCCATGTTAGATCCACATTATTCCTTTCAATGAGAAAAATCCAGGACACAGTTTATATTTAAGAACATACATAATCAAGGTCTTAGAAAAAAACACCATCGATAGATATGTCatataatttatcaaaaaagttcttagaaaaagaaattaaaggcACAAAACAAAGAATTCCAGAGCTTATAAACAAACATGAGAAAGGAATTGACAccaaacttataaataattgaGAGTGAACGACATGCATATGCGGCAAATTAAAGAATTCCAGAGCTTAATTGTTTACGTACCCTGTATTGAATTAGCGGAACTTGAATCTTACCTGAACTTTAGCAAGGTTCATGGGTTAGTTGCTGGTGGTGAACATCACCATTAGCTCCGACAGCATCAATTCTGCCGTGTGAGATCTTCAGTTGGTAGAATTGATGTTGTCGGACCTAGTGGTAGCATTTCTTCTCTATCACGGCAGACTATTTTGAGCCCTAAGGAGTCGATCCCAGATAGCAGAGCAGAGCAGCCGGCTCCAAAATTAAGATAACGATTTTCGCGTGTAGTAGGATGACTgctattataaatttataataataattttatattcacaatttataattaaataatttgttatttatatagtaaaatgttatgttaaattatttcatttaatttatattcaATGTAAAGAAGATATGATAATATAATGTGATTTTTTACAATGGAAGTGCTGAAACTGTTATGAGGCAAATGTGATGGGTCACAATCTTGTGTGCGGGGTCGCAAACCATTTATGTGCTTTTAGAAGTTCCATATGTGGTCTGGAAACATCTATTTTTCTCGTGTTTACACGTCATAATTGAATCGGAGAGGTTTTAAATTTCTtcgtaatttttgttttgaattgacaTCTTTATTGTTTAACATTGTTCTGT from Medicago truncatula cultivar Jemalong A17 chromosome 8, MtrunA17r5.0-ANR, whole genome shotgun sequence includes the following:
- the LOC25480621 gene encoding LOW QUALITY PROTEIN: 7-deoxyloganetin glucosyltransferase (The sequence of the model RefSeq protein was modified relative to this genomic sequence to represent the inferred CDS: inserted 1 base in 1 codon; deleted 1 base in 1 codon) translates to MGNFANRKSHAVFIPYPAQGHINPLFKLAKLIHLRGSHVTYVNTEYNHKRLLKSRGPTALDGFTDFSFETIPDGLTPLEGDGDVSQLPSLCQSIRKNFLKPFCELINRLNHSANVPPVTCLISDCCMSFTMQAAEEFSLPILLYFSSSACSLLNVMHFRSFVERGITPFKDERHLTNGYLETKVEWIPGLKNFRLKDVVDCIRTTDPNDIMLDFLIDVADKVHRDSTIILNTFNELESDVITALSSLFPSLYPIGPLPSLLNQTPQIHQLESLGSNLWKEDTECLEWLESNEPGSVVYVNFGSIIVMTPDQLLEFAWGLADCKKPFLWITRPDLVIGGSVVLSSEFMKEISDRGLISNWCPQEKVLNHPSIGGFLTHCGWNSTTESICAGVPMLCWPFFADQPTNCRFICNEWKIGMEIDTNVKREGLEKLINELMVGENXKKMRQKAMELKKKAEENTRPGGCSYMNLDKVIKEVLLKQN